A window from Micromonospora profundi encodes these proteins:
- a CDS encoding ArsR/SmtB family transcription factor — MSVPLYQAKAELFRTLGHPVRIRVLELLQDGPKPVRDLLAAIDVEASNLSQQLAVLRRAGMVTSYRDGPLVMYALSTPDVADLLAAGRRILGAVLTDRDALLDELRASGTDR; from the coding sequence ATGTCGGTGCCGCTGTACCAGGCGAAGGCGGAGCTGTTCCGGACCCTCGGGCATCCGGTCCGCATTCGGGTGCTCGAACTGCTCCAGGACGGGCCGAAGCCGGTCCGGGACCTGCTGGCAGCCATCGACGTGGAGGCATCGAACCTCTCCCAGCAGCTCGCCGTGCTGCGGCGGGCCGGCATGGTCACCTCGTACCGGGACGGCCCCCTGGTCATGTACGCGCTCAGCACCCCCGACGTGGCCGACCTGCTCGCCGCCGGGCGGCGCATCCTCGGCGCGGTCCTCACCGACCGGGACGCCCTGCTTGACGAACTACGGGCCTCGGGGACGGACCGGTGA
- a CDS encoding glycoside hydrolase family 2 protein: MTPLHEGWTLRAVPGPQVPAGIADRTVPATVPGCVHTDLLAAGLIPDPYLDDNELALAWIGRTDWVYQTTFVHEPGDDERVDLVCAGLDTVATVTLNGVEVGRTANMHRGYRFDVRSLLRDGDNDLVVAFDSAYRYAEAQRDRLGDRPNAYPEPFNFIRKMACNFGWDWGPTLVTAGIWQDIGLHAWSTARLATVRPLVTLDGRDGRVELHVEVERVAAVPLTVRATVAGVHAEVVVPAGERTAVLTVTVREPALWWPRGYGEQTRHPLEVTLYAPDGDALDTWSRRIGFRSVRLDTTEDQHGTPFALSVNDVPVFVRGVNWIPDDVFPTRITRDRLAQRFEQAAGANINLLRVWGGGRYESDDFYDLADERGLLVQQDFLFACAAYPEEEPLRTEVEAEAREQVTRLAGHPSLVLWTGNNENIWGWHDWDWQEPLAGRTWGRGYYLDVLPRIVGALDPTRPYWPGSPWSGSEAIHPNDPAHGTTHIWDVWNTDDYTRYREYVPRFVAEFGYQAPPAYATVRRSISDDPLAHDSPGMAHHQKAADGDVKLQRGLDAHLPPPADFDDWHYLTQLNQARAIQLGVEHFRSHRDVCAGTIVWQLNDCWPVTSWSAVDGDGRRKPLWYALRNAYADRLLTVQPRDGGLALVAVNETAQAWTGPATITRLALTGEPRAKTSVDLDVPAYSSVVLALPTELAGPDEVRAELLVAEAGDTAERALWFFAEDRDVDWPAAAWDATVEPVDGGQRVRVTARTVLRDLTLFPDRLDPAAQVDRALVTLLPGESAVFTVRAPGPLDPGALTSRPVLRCVNDLT, from the coding sequence TCGCCGACCGGACGGTGCCGGCCACAGTGCCCGGCTGCGTGCACACCGACCTGCTCGCCGCCGGCCTGATCCCCGACCCATACCTCGACGACAACGAACTGGCGCTTGCCTGGATCGGCCGCACCGACTGGGTCTACCAGACCACGTTCGTTCACGAGCCGGGCGACGACGAGCGTGTCGACCTGGTCTGCGCTGGCCTGGACACGGTCGCCACCGTCACCCTCAACGGCGTCGAGGTCGGCCGTACCGCGAACATGCACCGTGGCTACCGGTTCGACGTCCGCTCGCTGCTGCGCGACGGCGACAACGACCTCGTCGTCGCGTTCGACTCCGCGTACCGGTACGCCGAGGCGCAGCGGGACCGGCTCGGCGACCGGCCCAACGCCTACCCGGAGCCCTTCAACTTCATCCGCAAGATGGCCTGCAACTTCGGCTGGGACTGGGGGCCGACGCTTGTCACAGCGGGCATCTGGCAGGACATCGGCCTGCACGCCTGGTCCACGGCCCGGCTGGCCACCGTCCGCCCGCTTGTCACACTGGACGGCCGGGACGGGCGGGTGGAACTGCACGTCGAGGTCGAGCGGGTCGCGGCCGTCCCGCTGACAGTCCGCGCCACAGTCGCCGGCGTCCACGCCGAGGTCGTCGTCCCGGCCGGGGAGCGCACTGCCGTGCTCACAGTCACCGTCCGCGAGCCCGCACTGTGGTGGCCCCGGGGGTACGGCGAGCAGACGCGCCACCCGCTTGAGGTGACCCTGTACGCGCCGGACGGCGACGCCCTGGACACCTGGTCCCGTCGGATCGGCTTCCGTTCGGTGCGACTGGACACCACCGAGGACCAGCACGGCACCCCGTTCGCGTTGTCGGTGAACGACGTCCCGGTCTTCGTACGCGGGGTCAACTGGATCCCCGATGACGTGTTTCCCACCCGGATCACGCGGGACCGGCTGGCGCAGCGGTTCGAACAGGCAGCCGGCGCCAACATCAACCTGCTACGCGTCTGGGGCGGTGGCCGGTACGAGTCGGACGACTTCTACGACCTCGCCGACGAGCGTGGGCTGCTGGTGCAGCAGGACTTCCTCTTCGCCTGCGCGGCGTACCCGGAGGAGGAGCCGTTGCGCACCGAGGTCGAGGCGGAGGCGCGGGAGCAGGTGACACGCCTCGCCGGTCACCCCTCGCTGGTGCTCTGGACCGGCAACAACGAGAACATCTGGGGCTGGCACGACTGGGACTGGCAGGAGCCCCTTGCCGGGCGTACCTGGGGTCGTGGCTACTACCTCGACGTGTTGCCCCGGATCGTCGGCGCGCTCGACCCGACCCGCCCGTACTGGCCGGGCAGCCCCTGGTCGGGCAGCGAGGCGATCCACCCCAACGACCCGGCGCACGGCACCACGCACATCTGGGACGTGTGGAACACCGACGACTACACCAGATACCGGGAGTACGTGCCGCGCTTCGTCGCCGAGTTCGGCTACCAGGCCCCACCCGCGTACGCGACGGTGCGCCGGTCCATCTCCGACGACCCTCTCGCGCACGACTCGCCGGGCATGGCTCACCACCAGAAGGCAGCCGACGGTGACGTGAAGCTGCAACGCGGTCTGGACGCGCACCTGCCGCCGCCCGCCGACTTCGACGACTGGCACTACCTCACCCAGCTCAACCAGGCCCGCGCCATCCAGCTCGGCGTGGAGCACTTCCGCTCACACCGGGACGTCTGCGCCGGCACCATCGTGTGGCAGCTCAACGACTGCTGGCCGGTCACCTCCTGGTCGGCCGTCGACGGCGACGGTCGGCGCAAACCCCTGTGGTACGCGCTGCGCAACGCGTACGCCGACCGACTGCTCACCGTGCAGCCGCGCGACGGCGGGCTGGCCCTGGTGGCGGTGAACGAGACCGCGCAGGCGTGGACAGGGCCGGCCACCATCACCCGACTCGCCCTCACCGGGGAGCCGAGGGCGAAGACCTCGGTCGACCTCGACGTTCCGGCGTACTCCTCGGTGGTGCTGGCGCTGCCGACGGAGCTGGCGGGGCCGGACGAGGTCCGCGCCGAACTGCTGGTCGCGGAGGCCGGGGACACCGCGGAGCGCGCGCTGTGGTTCTTCGCCGAGGACCGCGACGTCGACTGGCCGGCGGCGGCGTGGGACGCGACGGTCGAGCCGGTCGACGGTGGCCAGCGGGTGCGGGTGACCGCCCGGACGGTGCTGCGCGACCTGACGCTGTTTCCGGACCGGCTCGATCCGGCCGCGCAGGTCGACAGGGCGCTGGTGACGCTGCTGCCGGGGGAGAGCGCCGTGTTCACGGTGCGCGCGCCCGGCCCGCTCGACCCCGGGGCGCTCACCAGCCGTCCGGTGCTGCGCTGCGTCAACGACCTCACCTGA
- a CDS encoding SulP family inorganic anion transporter gives MSAAAPAAAGRRRAGQVVRQAGRLFGGLLPRRADWENARRSPRRDLVAGLTVAVVALPLALAFGVTSGLGAQAGLVTAVVAGAVAAIFGGSNLQVSGPTGAMTVVLVPVVQQFGARGVLMVGALAGLILIALALARLGRYVRYLPTPVIEGFTAGIAVVIALQQVPAALGVTGAHGEKVWAVAADAVARFAAQPRPAAIAVTLGVAALMLLGARWRPAVPFSLVGVAAATLLAELAPIDLARIGELPQGLPVPSLDFIDVGALGTLLPSAVAVAALAALESLLSATVADGMTVGERHDPDRELFGQGLANLASPVFGGIPATAAIARTAVNVRAGASSKLAALTHAVALAAIVLAAAPLVGRIPLAALAGVLLATTVRMVEAASLLALMRATRADAVVLVLTFAVTVIWDLVTAVVVGLAVAVVLALRAVARSARLEQVPLDTGEHSAEEHALLTEHIVAYRLDGPLFFAAAHTFLLELAEVADVRVVILRMSRVSTVDATGAQVLGDAIARLRARGITVLLSGITPGHDQVLSTLGVADELRREGLVFPDTPSAIRYARGVALAPSPS, from the coding sequence GTGAGTGCAGCGGCACCTGCGGCGGCCGGTCGTCGTCGCGCCGGCCAGGTCGTACGGCAGGCGGGCCGGCTGTTCGGCGGGCTGCTGCCCCGCCGGGCCGACTGGGAGAACGCGCGTCGCTCACCTCGACGCGACCTGGTCGCCGGGCTCACAGTGGCAGTGGTGGCGCTTCCCCTCGCGCTCGCCTTCGGCGTCACCTCCGGGCTCGGCGCGCAGGCTGGCCTCGTCACCGCAGTGGTCGCCGGAGCCGTCGCGGCGATCTTCGGCGGCTCCAACCTCCAGGTCTCCGGTCCCACCGGTGCCATGACAGTGGTGCTGGTGCCCGTGGTGCAGCAGTTCGGCGCCCGCGGCGTGCTGATGGTCGGCGCGCTGGCCGGGCTGATCCTGATCGCGCTCGCACTGGCCCGCCTCGGCCGCTACGTCCGCTATCTGCCCACCCCGGTGATCGAGGGCTTCACCGCCGGTATCGCCGTGGTCATCGCGCTGCAACAGGTGCCGGCCGCGCTCGGCGTCACCGGCGCGCACGGCGAGAAGGTGTGGGCGGTGGCCGCCGACGCGGTCGCCCGGTTCGCCGCGCAGCCCCGGCCCGCCGCGATCGCCGTGACGCTCGGCGTGGCGGCGTTGATGCTGCTCGGCGCCCGGTGGCGGCCCGCCGTGCCGTTCTCCCTGGTCGGAGTGGCCGCCGCCACGCTCCTCGCCGAGTTGGCGCCGATCGACCTGGCCCGGATCGGCGAGCTGCCGCAGGGACTGCCCGTACCGTCGCTGGACTTCATCGACGTCGGCGCGCTCGGCACGCTGCTGCCGAGCGCCGTGGCCGTGGCCGCGCTCGCCGCCCTGGAGAGCCTGCTCTCCGCGACAGTTGCGGACGGAATGACGGTCGGCGAACGGCACGACCCCGACCGGGAACTGTTCGGTCAGGGCCTGGCCAACCTCGCCTCCCCGGTCTTCGGCGGCATCCCGGCGACCGCTGCCATCGCCCGTACCGCGGTGAACGTGCGCGCCGGAGCGTCCTCGAAGCTCGCCGCGCTCACGCACGCCGTCGCCCTCGCCGCGATCGTGCTCGCCGCCGCCCCGCTCGTCGGCCGTATCCCGCTCGCCGCACTGGCCGGGGTGCTGCTCGCCACCACCGTCCGGATGGTGGAGGCGGCCTCCCTGCTGGCGCTGATGCGGGCCACCCGCGCCGACGCCGTGGTGCTGGTGCTGACGTTCGCCGTCACGGTGATCTGGGACCTGGTGACCGCTGTGGTCGTCGGGCTCGCCGTCGCTGTCGTCCTGGCGCTGCGCGCGGTCGCCCGCAGCGCCCGGCTGGAACAGGTCCCCCTGGACACCGGCGAGCACAGCGCCGAGGAACACGCGCTGCTCACCGAGCACATCGTCGCGTACCGGCTCGACGGGCCGCTCTTCTTCGCCGCCGCGCACACCTTCCTGCTGGAGCTGGCGGAGGTGGCCGACGTACGGGTGGTGATCCTGCGGATGTCCCGCGTCTCCACGGTCGACGCCACAGGCGCCCAGGTGCTCGGCGACGCCATCGCCCGGCTGCGCGCCCGGGGGATCACTGTATTGCTCTCCGGCATCACCCCGGGCCACGACCAGGTGCTCAGCACCCTCGGTGTCGCCGACGAACTGCGCCGCGAGGGTCTGGTCTTCCCGGACACCCCGTCCGCCATCCGCTACGCCCGAGGCGTGGCCCTCGCCCCGAGCCCGTCCTAG